A single genomic interval of Chryseobacterium paludis harbors:
- the rplM gene encoding 50S ribosomal protein L13, producing the protein MNTLSYKTVSANKATANKEWVVVDAEGQPLGRLASKVAKILRGKHKTNFTPHVDCGDNVIVLNAGKITLSGNKWADKTYIWHTGYPGGQKSMTAAELQKKDSLKVLEKSVKGMLPKNRLGSALFKNLYLYEGTEHKHEAQQPKTININEFK; encoded by the coding sequence GTGAATACATTAAGTTACAAAACTGTTTCAGCGAACAAAGCTACTGCTAATAAAGAATGGGTTGTGGTAGACGCTGAAGGACAACCTTTAGGAAGACTAGCTTCTAAGGTTGCAAAGATTTTGAGAGGTAAGCACAAAACAAACTTTACACCTCACGTAGATTGTGGTGATAACGTTATTGTTTTGAATGCTGGGAAAATTACGCTTTCCGGAAACAAGTGGGCAGATAAAACTTATATCTGGCATACTGGTTACCCTGGAGGTCAAAAATCTATGACTGCGGCTGAACTTCAAAAGAAAGATTCTTTGAAAGTATTAGAAAAGTCTGTAAAAGGTATGTTACCTAAAAACAGATTAGGTTCTGCTTTATTCAAAAACCTTTATTTATATGAAGGAACTGAACACAAGCACGAAGCTCAACAGCCTAAAACAATTAATATTAACGAATTTAAATAA
- the rpsI gene encoding 30S ribosomal protein S9: MSTVHKIGRRKTSVARVYVKPGTGNITVNGKDAKEYFSTDVMVYKLNQPFILSETVGQYDVTVNVFGGGNTGQAEAIRLGISRALCEINAEFRLALKPAGLLTRDARMVERKKPGQKKARKRFQFSKR; the protein is encoded by the coding sequence ATGTCTACAGTTCATAAAATTGGTAGAAGAAAAACTTCTGTAGCAAGAGTTTACGTAAAGCCAGGTACTGGTAATATTACAGTAAACGGTAAAGATGCTAAAGAATATTTCTCTACAGACGTAATGGTTTATAAATTAAATCAACCGTTTATCCTTTCTGAAACTGTTGGTCAGTATGACGTTACCGTAAATGTTTTCGGTGGTGGAAATACAGGACAAGCAGAAGCTATCAGATTAGGTATTTCAAGAGCTTTATGCGAGATCAACGCTGAGTTCAGATTAGCATTAAAGCCAGCTGGTTTACTTACAAGAGATGCAAGAATGGTGGAAAGAAAGAAGCCAGGTCAGAAAAAAGCAAGAAAGAGATTCCAATTCTCAAAACGTTAA
- the rpsB gene encoding 30S ribosomal protein S2, whose product MAKANVKDLLEAGVHFGHMTRKWNPNMAPYIFMEKNGIHIVDLHKTAVKLDEACSALEKLTSAGKKVLFVATKKQAKEVVAKHASELNMPYITERWPGGMLTNFVTIRKAVKKMNSIDKMKKDGTFETLSKKERLQVDRQRANLEKNLGSISDMVRLPSAIFVVDILREHIAVTEAKKLGIPVFGIVDTNSDPRKVDFVIPGNDDASKSIDMILNVVSDSIRDGQSQRKADKEKSKEEGEKVSADTDADFDAE is encoded by the coding sequence ATGGCAAAAGCAAATGTAAAAGACCTCCTAGAGGCTGGGGTACACTTCGGTCACATGACTAGAAAGTGGAATCCAAATATGGCTCCGTACATTTTTATGGAGAAAAATGGTATTCACATTGTAGACTTACATAAAACAGCAGTAAAGTTAGATGAGGCTTGTAGCGCTTTAGAAAAACTTACTTCTGCAGGTAAAAAAGTTCTTTTTGTTGCGACTAAGAAGCAAGCAAAAGAAGTTGTTGCTAAGCACGCTTCAGAACTTAATATGCCTTATATTACAGAAAGATGGCCAGGAGGTATGTTAACAAACTTTGTTACTATCAGAAAGGCTGTTAAGAAAATGAACTCTATCGATAAAATGAAAAAAGATGGAACGTTCGAAACTTTATCTAAAAAAGAAAGACTTCAGGTAGACAGACAAAGAGCTAACCTTGAGAAGAACTTAGGTTCTATCTCTGACATGGTTCGTCTTCCTTCTGCTATCTTCGTTGTTGATATCTTAAGAGAACACATCGCTGTAACTGAAGCTAAGAAATTAGGTATTCCAGTTTTCGGTATCGTAGATACTAACTCTGACCCTAGAAAAGTAGATTTCGTTATTCCAGGAAATGATGATGCTTCTAAGTCTATCGATATGATTTTGAACGTTGTTTCTGATTCTATCAGAGATGGTCAATCTCAAAGAAAAGCTGACAAAGAAAAATCTAAAGAAGAAGGAGAAAAAGTATCTGCTGATACAGATGCTGATTTCGATGCAGAATAA